The Pukyongia salina genome segment GATGATAGCCTGGTAGCTCCGTTTAACAAAGAAAAATTTGCCGAAAATAATGCCAATGCAGATAATCTAGCTTTGCAGGGATATTTGGTAAATTCGGAAGGCAATATAAACTTTCCTGTTCTTGGAGCTATTGCTGTTGCCGGAAAATCGCGCTCCGAGATCGAAAACTTGCTACGAACCAAATTAATGGAGTACATCACAGACGTTGTAGTAGATGTTAGGATTCTTAATTTTAAGGTTACAATTTTGGGTGAAGTTGCGAATCCTGGAGTCTATACAATACGGAACGAACGAGTTACCGTACCAGAAGCCTTAGGACTGGCAGGTGATCTTACCGATGATGGTAACCGCAATAATATTAGTATTATACGTGAAGAAAACGGGAAACGAATTGTCACTAAGCTGGATTTAACCACATCGGATGTTTTTACAAGTAATTTCTTTTTTCTGAAACAAAACGATGTAATCTATGTGGAACCATCATTGAGAGGAGTAAAGAAATCTGGTTTCATCCCGGATATTCCTGCACTTTTATCCCTTGTAACTGTAGTGCTTAGTGCGGTGATAATTATAACACGTTAAAATGAAGGAAAAGGATTTAATTTCTTCCCAATCAGATCAAACCGTTCAGGATATAATCAAGCCCTATATTCGGTATTGGTATTTATTCCTCCTTGGCCTCATTATCACAATGGCCGGGGCATTTGTTTATCTAAGGTATGCTACGCCTATTTATTCGGTAAAAGCCAAGGTAATCATCAAAGATGAAAGCAATAGTAGTGGATTTCTCGAATTTTCTGCTATCCCCGAAATTGGTAATTATATGTCCAGGTATGGAAACAGCAAGATTGACGATGAGATTGCTATCTTCACCTCCAAGAGATTGATAACCAATGTGGTAAAAAAACTTGATCTCAATACAGTATATCGTGCCGTAGGTAATGTAAAGACTTCGGAACTTTACGGAACTCTCCCATTTACGGTTCAGTTTCTGGAGCCGGAATCAGAAAATAAAGGTGGGGCATTTCCTGTATTGAATATAGAGATTCAGGATCAAGCAACCTATAAGATTTCGGGAGATAACCTCGCTAATTCAGGTATCTATAATTTTGGGGATAGGGTGCATTTTGATTTTGCAGACTTGATCGTCCTACCAAATATGGAGGACGAGGCACTATTTAGTAAATATACCGGCGAGACTATTACGGTGGTACATAACGATGAAGAATCCGTCGCTCTTTACTATCAGGGAGAACTGAAATTGCTAAATGAGATCCCCAATAGCCATGTGATCGAGTTTTCCTTCGAATCTGCCACACCGCAGAAAGCCATGGATTTTCTGGATCAGTTGATCGTTGAATATAATGAAGATGCCGTTGATGACAGAAATCAAATTACGCGGCAAACCCTGAATTTTATAGATGACAGACTTCAAATTATTAGCAAAGAATTAGATTCGGTAGAATTAGACAAGGAACAGTTTAAGAGTAAAAACAGGCTAACGAATATTCAGACCGAAGCAGCTATCATCCTTGAAAGTGCGAGTGAATTTGACAAGCGACAGCTTAATATTGCCACCCAATTGGAGTTAACCAATTCGATGATAGACTATATCGAGAATGAAGACGAAAATGAATTGTTGCCTACTAATATTGGTCTTGAAGGAGATGATGTTGTAGGCGCCGTAAACGATTACAATCAGTTGCTATTGCAGCGTAACCGACTCTTAAAATCGTCTACTACCAAGAACCCGGTCATCATAAACCTAAACAACCAGATACAACAAATACGCACTTCTATTTTACAGTCGTTAAAAAATACAAGAAACGGATTTCAGATATCCTTGCGCGATCTTAATTACGGTGAATCCAGCTTGAACAGTAAGATAGAGCAAGTTCCTGCCAAGGAACGAATCTA includes the following:
- a CDS encoding polysaccharide biosynthesis/export family protein, with amino-acid sequence MRKVVLISLAVFSLLSCATKKEIIYFQDSDSLNNTEIQKAFEPIIEPNDILHISISSFDDSLVAPFNKEKFAENNANADNLALQGYLVNSEGNINFPVLGAIAVAGKSRSEIENLLRTKLMEYITDVVVDVRILNFKVTILGEVANPGVYTIRNERVTVPEALGLAGDLTDDGNRNNISIIREENGKRIVTKLDLTTSDVFTSNFFFLKQNDVIYVEPSLRGVKKSGFIPDIPALLSLVTVVLSAVIIITR
- a CDS encoding GumC family protein, with product MKEKDLISSQSDQTVQDIIKPYIRYWYLFLLGLIITMAGAFVYLRYATPIYSVKAKVIIKDESNSSGFLEFSAIPEIGNYMSRYGNSKIDDEIAIFTSKRLITNVVKKLDLNTVYRAVGNVKTSELYGTLPFTVQFLEPESENKGGAFPVLNIEIQDQATYKISGDNLANSGIYNFGDRVHFDFADLIVLPNMEDEALFSKYTGETITVVHNDEESVALYYQGELKLLNEIPNSHVIEFSFESATPQKAMDFLDQLIVEYNEDAVDDRNQITRQTLNFIDDRLQIISKELDSVELDKEQFKSKNRLTNIQTEAAIILESASEFDKRQLNIATQLELTNSMIDYIENEDENELLPTNIGLEGDDVVGAVNDYNQLLLQRNRLLKSSTTKNPVIINLNNQIQQIRTSILQSLKNTRNGFQISLRDLNYGESSLNSKIEQVPAKERIYRDIERQQSIKEQLFLFLLQQREESLISLAAIASKAKVVDDAYSSRQPVAPKKLFIYFIAFVLGLLLTFLGIYFKGLFNNKISNREDLERLLRNISIQGEIPKLSKGTPDFITHNDRSIMAESFRILRTNLQYFMRNKGVGSDAHKTIFVTSSITNEGKTFVAYNLATTLALTGKRVILVGADIRNPQLHRYLANGDRSLKGLTEFIADPTVNIDDLVAKSDNHNDLDIILSGAIPPNPAELLLSNRTELFFSELKSRYDHVIVDTAPSMVVTDTLLISSIADVTLYVVRADYTEKKLVGFVNEANKDNKLHNIAVVLNGVSENNFGYGNKYGYVYGQEKKSFFKRLFK